A genome region from Coffea arabica cultivar ET-39 chromosome 7e, Coffea Arabica ET-39 HiFi, whole genome shotgun sequence includes the following:
- the LOC113702393 gene encoding putative disease resistance protein RGA3, whose product MAEAVLSFVSVILNKILPLTADEISRVWGVKKDLQKLAKKVEMVEALIFDAKCKKSTSKAVQLWLKRLQSVARDAEIVLDDFGYEVLQQKVENRKRDKVRNFFSSSNPISFHLEMANKIKNVSASLEEAYREANQIGLHPVQLTMTSADHKEDRSTDPFMDESEMMGREVEKSHVVRMLISSDYKKDLPVMSIVGLGGQGKTTLAQLVLKNGSVVKHFDETIWICVSDDFKVERLLNEMLQSLGKKNAETTNREALVRRLQENLQGKSYLLVLDDAWNDNREKWDRMRKCLLAIGGALGSKILATTRSDEVASAMQTSGLYHLEILSDDYSWMLFEKLAFADGGATKTLDLVDIGRRILKKCGDVPLAIKVIGGLLYSKKDASEWLTIEKSEIWNKSSNVADGVFSVLKLSYENLPSLSMKQCFASCSIFLKDTVMEKESLIQIWMIQGLINDAKGGGHLQMEDIGSDYFNILFRSSLLQATFGNSINKTKFCRMHDLVHGLSLQVSNNCCLNTEDGMEVSHDDEVMHLTIILSRGKMLKNIKGIPPNWQTFYLVGDGMLEDISKMSRHLCVLKVDCTNGTHLSNAVGDMKHLRHLDISKTRVTALSDSITKLYNLITLKVFCVKEIPKKFSNLINLRHFQFLFRAALVQSCLFPGTGQLSNLQTLPYFVVSQAKGCQLEELEHLSNL is encoded by the coding sequence ATGGCTGAAGCTGTACTCAGTTTTGTTAGTGTAATCTTGAATAAGATACTTCCGCTTACTGCCGACGAGATCAGCCGGGTATGGGGTGTAAAGAAAGACCTTCAGAAGCTTGCCAAGAAAGTAGAGATGGTGGAAGCTTTGATTTTTGATGCTAAATGCAAGAAATCAACAAGCAAAGCCGTGCAGCTTTGGCTGAAAAGGCTCCAGTCCGTAGCACGTGATGCTGAGATCGTGTTGGATGACTTCGGATATGAAGTTTTGCAGCAGAAGGTTGAGAATCGGAAGCGCGACAAGGTACGCAActtcttttcttcctcaaatccTATTTCCTTTCATCTAGAGATGGCTAACAAGATCAAGAATGTTAGCGCATCTCTAGAGGAAGCTTACAGAGAAGCAAATCAGATAGGGCTTCATCCAGTTCAGCTAACCATGACATCTGCTGATCACAAAGAGGATCGGTCGACTGATCCTTTTATGGATGAGTCGGAAATGATGGGAAGGGAAGTTGAGAAATCTCATGTTGTAAGGATGTTAATTAGCTCAGACTATAAGAAGGATTTACCTGTCATGTCAATAGTTGGTTTGGGTGGCCAGGGAAAAACAACCCTTGCACAGCTGGTGCTAAAAAATGGGAGTGTAGTGAAGCATTTTGATGAAACAATATGGATTTGTGTGTCTGATGATTTCAAAGTGGAAAGGCTGTTGAATGAGATGCTTCAATCCCTCGGGAAAAAGAACGCTGAGACGACAAACAGGGAAGCATTGGTGAGGAGGCTTCAAGAAAATTTGCAAGGAAAAAGTTACTTGCTTGTGCTTGATGATGCTTGGAATGACAATCGAGAGAAATGGGATCGCATGAGGAAATGTTTGCTGGCAATAGGGGGTGCTCTAGGAAGCAAAATATTGGCTACCACACGTAGTGATGAGGTAGCCTCAGCAATGCAAACATCTGGTTTGTATCATCTAGAGATCCTCTCAGATGATTATAGCTGGATGTTGTTTGAAAAACTAGCTTTTGCAGACGGTGGTGCAACCAAGACTCTAGATCTAGTGGACATTGGCAGAAGGATACTGAAAAAGTGTGGTGATGTGCCACTAGCGATCAAAGTGATTGGGGGTCTATTGTACTCTAAAAAGGATGCCTCAGAATGGTTGACGATTGAGAAAAGTGAAATATGGAATAAGTCAAGCAATGTTGCAGATGGAGTCTTTTCTGTCCTGAAGCTGAGTTATGAAAACTTACCTTCATTGTCAATGAAACAATGCTTTGCAAGTTGTTCCATTTTCCTGAAGGACACTGTTATGGAAAAAGAAAGCTTGATACAGATTTGGATGATCCAAGGATTGATTAATGATGCCAAGGGAGGAGGTCATTTGCAAATGGAGGATATAGGCAGTGACTATTTCAACATATTATTTCGGAGTTCTTTGTTGCAAGCCACTTTTGGGAATTCCATTAACAAAACCAAGTTCTGCCGGATGCACGACCTTGTGCATGGTCTTTCATTGCAAGTGTCAAATAACTGTTGCTTAAATACGGAGGATGGCATGGAAGTCAGTCATGATGATGAAGTTATGCATTTGACCATCATTCTGAGTCGAGGGAAGATGCTCAAGAATATCAAAGGGATTCCTCCAAATTGGCAGACGTTTTATCTTGTGGGTGATGGCATGCTCGAAGACATCTCCAAAATGTCTAGACACCTTTGTGTATTAAAAGTAGACTGCACGAATGGTACTCATCTCTCGAATGCAGTAGGTGATATGAAACATTTAAGACATCTTGATATCAGCAAAACTCGTGTCACTGCTCTGTCAGATTCCATCACAAAGCTCTACAATTTGATAACCTTGAAAGTATTTTGCGTGAAGGAGATACCTAAGAAGTTTAGCAATTTAATTAACTTGAGGCATTTCCAGTTTTTATTTCGTGCTGCTTTGGTCCAATCATGTTTGTTCCCTGGAACTGGGCAGTTGTCTAATCTTCAGACATTGCCCTACTTTGTGGTAAGCCAAGCCAAGGGATGTCAACTTGAGGAGTTGgaacacttgagcaacctcTGA
- the LOC113700586 gene encoding gallate 1-beta-glucosyltransferase 84A24-like: protein MDSESCNSLSPNPHVFLVSFAGQGHVNPLLRLGKLLASNGLLVTLSAPEIIGAQIRKANSNISTDEPTPVGDGMIRFEFFDDETEVISDYDLYILHLEFIGKQKLPELIKKQEGEGRPVSCLIYSIFVPWVCDIAETLHIPSAAFWIESCACFSAFYHYHHGLVPFPTQAEPQIDVQLPCMPVLMHDEIPSLLHPFNPKPVMIKAILGQIKNLSKSICILMDTFQELEDDVLDYMSKLCPVKPIGPLFINPKVSSSNISVDILKADDCMGWLDSKPPSSVVYISFGSVVFLKQEQVTEIAYGLLNSGVSFLWVMKPPEKLYSSKPHVLPDGFWEKVGDKGKVVQWSPQQQVLAHPSISCFLTHCGWNSTLEALASGVPVLAFPHWGDQVTNAKYLVDEFRVGIRMCRGVAEDKIIPKEEVEKCLVEATCGPKAAEIKESALKWKKKAEEAVALAGSSNQNMQDFLNQIILRSKVKL, encoded by the coding sequence ATGGATTCTGAAAGCTGCAATAGTCTTTCTCCTAACCCTCATGTTTTTCTAGTGTCGTTTGCAGGGCAAGGACATGTTAATCCTCTGCTCAGACTAGGCAAGCTCCTTGCTTCAAATGGTCTTCTGGTGACCCTTTCAGCACCAGAGATCATTGGTGCACAAATTAGAAAGGCCAATAGTAATATCAGTACTGATGAGCCGACCCCAGTCGGTGATGGAATGATCAGGTTTGAATTCTTTGATGATGAAACAGAAGTGATTAGTGACTATGACCTGTACATTCTTCATCTTGAGTTCATTGGCAAGCAAAAACTCCCTGAACTGATCAAGAAACAAGAGGGAGAAGGTCGCCCTGTTTCTTGCCTAATTTACAGCATTTTTGTTCCTTGGGTTTGTGATATAGCCGAGACCCTTCACATCCCTAGTGCTGCATTTTGGATCGAGTCTTGTGCCTGCTTTTCAGCTTTTTACCACTATCACCATGGCCTTGTTCCTTTCCCCACTCAAGCTGAACCCCAAATCGATGTTCAACTGCCCTGCATGCCTGTGCTGATGCACGATGAGATACCGAGTCTCTTACATCCTTTCAACCCAAAACCAGTTATGATCAAGGCCATCTTGGGCCAGATCAAGAACCTATCGAAAAGTATTTGCATATTGATGGATACTTTCCAGGAGCTTGAAGATGATGTCCTTGACTATATGTCAAAGCTTTGCCCAGTCAAGCCTATAGGGCCATTGttcatcaatcccaaagtctcaagctcaaatataagtgttgatATTTTGAAGGCTGATGACTGCATGGGGTGGCTCGACTCAAAGCCACCGTCTTCTGTCGTGTACATCTCTTTTGGAAGCGTCGTTTTCTTGAAGCAAGAACAAGTCACGGAGATTGCATAtggattgctgaattctggggTCTCATTCTTGTGGGTGATGAAGCCGCCCGAGAAACTATACTCCAGCAAGCCACATGTTTTACCAGATGGTTTCTGGGAAAAGGTTGGTGATAAAGGGAAGGTAGTGCAATGGAGTCCACAGCAACAAGTGTTGGCACATCCTTCCATTTCCTGCTTTTTGACTCATTGTGGATGGAACTCGACTCTGGAGGCACTTGCTTCTGGAGTGCCGGTTTTAGCTTTTCCCCACTGGGGTGATCAAGTCACCAATGCCAAGTACTTGGTCGATGAATTTAGAGTTGGGATAAGGATGTGTAGAGGAGTGGCGGAGGACAAAATTATTCCAAAGGAAGAGGTGGAAAAATGTTTGGTCGAGGCCACATGTGGTCCGAAGGCAGCAGAGATTAAAGAGAGTGCgttgaagtggaagaagaaggCTGAGGAAGCCGTGGCACTAGCCGGTTCCTCTAACCAAAATATGCAAGACTTTCTCAATCAAATCATCTTGAGATCCAAGGTCAAGCTGTAA
- the LOC113700587 gene encoding citrate-binding protein-like, with protein sequence MASSPQLLTTFLFTLFINVTIYHKTEALKVVDPTDGFVSLPLNQSNFEIQRPYNVPVDQRYSYVDGVHKMWVFDTDKPHFPASNTRPRTELRIEGYDYSSGVWQFEGYGYVPSGTSGVCIMQVFGAQLHATTLMLRVYNGNLSYYKNPVIVPNIDNRWFKLNVIHDVEASKVTVFIDGVQMFETDGRGGSDHFFKCGVYTQDDASHRMESRWKGIKILKKN encoded by the exons ATGGCCTCTTCTCCTCAGCTTTTAACCACTTTCTTGTTCACCCTTTTCATCAATGTAACAATATATCACAAAACAGAAGCTTTGAAGGTTGTTGATCCAACTGATGGCTTCGTTTCTCTTCCACTAAATCAATCAAACTTTGAAATTCAAAGACCTTATAACGTGCCAGTAGATCAGCGATATTCGTACGTTGATGGAGTTCATAAAATGTGGGTTTTCGATACCGATAAACCTCATTTTCCTGCGAGCAATACCAGACCTCGTACTGAACTTCGAATAGAG GGTTACGATTACTCTTCGGGGGTTTGGCAATTTGAAGGTTATGGATATGTACCATCTGGAACATCTGGTGTGTGCATCATGCAAGTCTTTGGAGCACAGCTTCATGCTACGACTCTAATGCTTAGAGTTTACAATGGAAACCTCTCATACTATAAAAATCCTGTCATAGTCCCTAACATCGACAACAGGTGGTTCAAACTCAATGTAATTCATGATGTGGAAGCTAGCAAAGTCACAGTTTTCATTGATGGAGTCCAAATGTTTGAAACTGATGGGAGAGGTGGAAGTGACCATTTCTTCAAGTGTGGAGTTTATACACAAGATGATGCCTCTCATCGCATGGAGTCACGTTGGAAAGGAATcaaaattcttaaaaaaaattaa